In one Nicotiana sylvestris chromosome 8, ASM39365v2, whole genome shotgun sequence genomic region, the following are encoded:
- the LOC104221125 gene encoding 26S proteasome regulatory subunit 8 homolog A encodes MASADVEKSRREIEREESCSAKATKQGEGLRQYYMQHIHDLQLQVRQKTHNLNRLEAQRNELNSKVRMLKEELQLLQEPGSYVGEVVKVMGKSKVLVKVHPEGKYVVDIDKSIDITKITPSTRVALRNDSYVLHLILPSKVDPLVNLMKVEKVPDSTYDMIGGLDQQIKEIKEVIELPIKHPELFESLGIAQPKGVLLYGPPGTGKTLLARAVAHHTDCTFIRVSGSELVQKYIGEGSRMVRELFVMAREHAPSIIFMDEIDSIGSARMESGSGNGDSEVQRTMLELLNQLDGFEASNKIKVLMATNRIDILDQALLRPGRIDRKIEFPNPNEESRLDILKIHSRKMNLMRGIDLKKIAEKMNGASGAELKAVCTEAGMFALRERRVHVTQEDFEMAVAKVMKKETEKNMSLRKLWK; translated from the exons ATGGCGTCAGCTGATGTGGAGAAGAGCAGGAGGGAGATTGAGAGAGAGGAGAGCTGTTCGGCGAAAGCAACGAAGCAAGGGGAAGGGCTGAGACAGTACTATATGCAGCACATCCACGATCTCCAGCTCCAAGTCCGCCAAAAGACTCATAATCTCAATCGCCTTGAAGCCCAGCGTAACGAGCTCAATTCTAAAG TCAGAATGCTCAAAGAGGAATTACAATTGCTTCAGGAGCCTGGATCATATGTTGGTGAAGTTGTTAAAGTAATGGGGAAGTCAAAGGTTCTTGTTAAA GTTCATCCTGAAGGCAAATATGTTGTTGATATTGACAAAAGTATTGACATTACGAAGATCACTCCATCAACTAGAGTTGCCCTGCGCAATGATAGCTATGTCCTCCATCTAATTTTACCCAGCAAAGTAGATCCATTAGTCAACCTCATGAAAGTTGAGAAAGTGCCAGATTCCACTTATGACATGATTGGTGGTCTGGACCAGCAGATCAAAGAGATTAAAGAG GTTATTGAGCTTCCCATTAAGCACCCTGAATTGTTTGAGTCTCTTGGAATAGCTCAACCAAAG GGAGTGCTGCTCTATGGGCCTCCAGGAACCGGGAAGACATTGTTGGCGAGGGCAGTTGCACATCACACTGATTGTACCTTCATTAGGGTCTCTGGTTCCGAACTAGTGCAGAAATATATTGGAGAAGGTTCTCGAATGGTGAGAGAACTTTTTGTTATGGCCAG GGAACATGCCCCTTCCATCATTTTTATGGATGAGATAGACAGCATTGGATCTGCAAGGATGGAATCAGGGAGTGGCAATGGTGATAGCGAAGTGCAGAGGACAATGCTCGAGCTTCTGAATCAGCTTGATGGATTTGAGGCATCAAACAAAATTAAG GTTCTAATGGCCACAAACCGTATAGATATTCTAGATCAAGCACTCCTTAGACCAGGAAGGATTGACAGAAAGATTGAATTTCCAAATCCAAATGAAGAG TCTCGACTGGACATTTTGAAGATTCATTCGAGGAAGATGAACTTGATGCGAGGGATTGATTTGAAGAAGATTGCTGAGAAGATGAATGGTGCTTCTGGGGCTGAACTTAAG GCTGTATGTACAGAAGCAGGGATGTTTGCTCTAAGGGAGAGAAGGGTGCACGTGactcaagaagattttgagatgGCTGTCGCCAAAGtaatgaagaaagagacggagAAGAACATGTCACTGCGAAAGCTGTGGAAGTAG